From one Dermacentor silvarum isolate Dsil-2018 chromosome 3, BIME_Dsil_1.4, whole genome shotgun sequence genomic stretch:
- the LOC119446161 gene encoding uncharacterized protein LOC119446161 yields the protein MNTLFMMTPVVLLLLLSFSLVQASKTDIPQPNCTATFNIPARRCKQICLTRFVARFIPLFRIINKPDGTKCKRLLTGMKGHCKEGRCLLGGVLGFFINRTPLKHIG from the exons ATGAACACGCTCTTTATGATGACGCCGGTGGTCTTGCTGTTGCTATTGTCCTTCTCGCTTG TACAGGCAAGCAAAACAGACATCCCACAGCCCAACTGCACTGCAACATTT AATATACCCGCACGCCGATGCAAGCAGATTTGTCTTACAAGATTCGTCGCTCGCTTTATACCCCTCTTCAGAATTATCAACAAGCCTGACGGTACGAAATGCAAG AGATTACTGACCGGAATGAAGGGACATTGTAAAGAAGGAAGGTGCCTGCTTGGTGGCGTGCTTGGTTTCTTTATTAATAGGACTCCGTTGAAGCATATCGGATAA